A part of Miscanthus floridulus cultivar M001 chromosome 6, ASM1932011v1, whole genome shotgun sequence genomic DNA contains:
- the LOC136456996 gene encoding protein NRT1/ PTR FAMILY 8.2-like: protein MEMEAVESNGSHGGADRRTPKRDRRIFWACAFILANNCFQCIAYFAVSTNLVNYLKDRLHEGSKAAANGVTNWLGTSSITPLLAAFLADAFLGRYWTIALFLVISVVAYVVLTVSAAVALESAAFYAGLYLLALGGALQPVLSSFGANQFDESDEEERGRQSSFFNWFYLSINVGSLVGGTVLVWVQSSVSWGLGYGIPALFSGLAVAVFLAGSTTYCRHQPPAGSPLTRVAQVVVAAVRKCGVQVPEDASTLHECEDVDGMSAIQGSRRLAHTDQFRFLDKAAVETAADKAARPASAWRLCTVTQVEELKCVLRLLPVWASGIIFAAAYTQMTTTFILQGDTLDPYVGGFRVPAAVLSVFDTLSVMLWVPLYDRLVVPLARRATGHDRGFTQLARMGVGLVVLTLAMLAAGTLEVARRGVIARHGMYDTNTGAGGGDGRYLPLSIFWQVPQYVVVGASEVFTFIGQMEFFYDQAPDAMRSLCSGLSMTSFALGNYVSSALVTVVARATARGGRDGWIPDDINRAHLDYFFWLLAMLCVGNFGVYLLIARWYTYKKTVDQRPWSTVE from the exons ATGGAGATGGAGGCCGTGGAATCAAATGGCTCGCACGGCGGCGCCGATCGCCGGACACCCAAGAGAGATCGCCGCATCTTCTGGGCCTGCGCCTTCATCCTCG CGAATAACTGCTTCCAGTGCATCGCCTACTTCGCCGTGTCGACGAACCTAGTGAACTACCTCAAGGACCGGCTGCACGAGGGCAGCAAGGCCGCCGCGAATGGCGTCACCAATTGGCTGGGCACGAGCTCCATCACGCCGCTCCTCGCCGCCTTCCTCGCCGACGCCTTCCTCGGCAGATACTGGACCATCGCGCTCTTCCTGGTCATCTCCGTCgtg GCCTACGTGGTGCTCACGGTGAGCGCGGCGGTGGCgctggagagcgcggccttctaCGCGGGGCTGTACCTGCTGGCGCTGGGCGGCGCGCTGCAGCCGGTGCTGTCGTCGTTCGGCGCCAACCAGTTCGACGAGTCCGACGAGGAGGAGCGCGGGCGGCAGAGCTCCTTCTTCAACTGGTTCTACCTCTCCATCAATGTCGGCTCGCTGGTCGGCGGCACCGTGCTGGTGTGGGTGCAGTCCAGCGTCAGCTGGGGGCTCGGCTACGGCATCCCGGCGCTCTTCAGCGGGCTGGCCGTCGCGGTCTTCCTGGCCGGCAGCACCACGTACTGCCGGCACCAGCCGCCGGCCGGCAGCCCGCTCACCAGGGTCGCGCAGGTTGTCGTCGCCGCGGTCAGGAAGTGCGGCGTCCAGGTGCCGGAAGACGCGTCGACGCTGCACGAGTGCGAGGACGTCGACGGCATGTCCGCGATACAGGGGAGCCGCCGGCTCGCGCACACTGATCAGTTCAG GTTCCTGGACAAGGCAGCGGTGGAGACGGCGGCCGACAAGGCGGCGCGTCCGGCGAGCGCGTGGCGTCTGTGCACGGTGACGCAGGTGGAGGAGCTCAAGTGCGTGCTCCGCCTGCTGCCGGTGTGGGCGAGCGGCATCATCTTCGCGGCGGCGTACACGCAGATGACCACCACCTTCATCCTGCAGGGGGACACGCTGGACCCGTACGTGGGCGGCTTCCGCGTGCCCGCCGCCGTGCTCTCCGTCTTCGACACCCTCAGCGTCATGCTGTGGGTGCCGCTCTACGACCGCCTCGTGGTCCCGCTGGCGCGCCGCGCCACGGGCCACGACCGCGGGTTCACGCAGCTGGCGCGCATGGGCGTGGGCCTCGTCGTGCTCACGCTAGCCATGCTCGCCGCGGGGACGCTGGAGGTGGCGCGGCGCGGCGTCATCGCGCGCCACGGCATGTACGACACTAACACGGGCGCCGGAGGAGGGGACGGGCGGTACCTGCCGCTGTCCATCTTCTGGCAGGTGCCGCAGTACGTGGTGGTGGGCGCGTCCGAGGTGTTCACGTTCATCGGCCAGATGGAGTTCTTCTACGACCAGGCGCCCGACGCGATGCGGAGCCTCTGCTCGGGCCTCTCCATGACGTCCTTCGCGCTCGGGAACTACGTCAGCTCCGCGCTCGTCACCGTGGTGGCGCGCGCCACCGCGCGGGGCGGCCGGGACGGCTGGATCCCCGACGACATCAACCGGGCGCACCTCGACTACTTCTTCTGGCTGCTCGCCATGCTCTGCGTCGGAAACTTCGGCGTCTACCTGCTCATCGCGCGCTGGTACACGTACAAGAAGACCGTGGATCAAAGACCATGGTCTACTGTAGAGTGA
- the LOC136456998 gene encoding GRAS family protein RAD1-like: MGTSEPPCTSTPNLFTASSYGTSQQIHHLLPQHDSVICTEPGLGLPYYCGTDQQDAAFDGDEVELGFQVSNKATRVDYYSSPYQPSWPLAGAAAAESSRVRKQRFRDVLESCKQKVEAMEAMESPVAFQEGEDGVAVGDGCGAGAAAGGGGGCGGGSGGGADGMRLVQLLVACAEAVACRDRAQAAALLRELQAGAPVHGTAFQRVASCFVQGLADRLALAHPPALGPASMAFCIPPSCTGRDGSRGEALALAYELCPYLRFAHFVANASILEAFEGENNVHVVDLGMTLGLDRAHQWRGLLDGLAARAGAKPARVRVTGVGAPAETMRAIGRELEAYAEGLGMCFEFRAVDSSLESLHIDDLGIAADEAVAISSILELHCVVKESRGALNSVLQTIRKLSPKAFVLVEQDAGHNGPFFLGRFMEALHYYAAVFDALDAALPRYDARRARVEQFHFGAEIRNVVGCEGAARVERHERADQWRRRMSRAGFQSMPIRMAARAREWLEENAGGGGYTVAEEKGCLVLGWKGKPVTAASCWKS, translated from the coding sequence aTGGGCACATCTGAGCCGCCATGCACGAGCACACCCAACTTGTTCACCGCCTCCTCCTATGGCACCTCCCAGCAGATTCATCATCTGCTGCCACAGCACGACTCCGTGATCTGCACCGAACCAGGACTGGGCCTCCCCTACTACTGTGGCACTGATCAGCAGGACGCAGCGTTCGACGGCGACGAGGTAGAGCTCGGCTTCCAGGTTTCCAATAAGGCCACCAGGGTCGACTACTACAGCTCGCCTTACCAACCGTCGTGGCCACTGGCTGGCGCCGCGGCCGCCGAATCGTCGCGCGTCAGGAAGCAGAGGTTCCGGGACGTTCTTGAGAGCTGCAAGCAGAAGGTCGAGGCCATGGAGGCGATGGAGTCCCCGGTGGCCTTCCAGGAAGGTGAGGACGGGGTTGCCGTGGGGGATGGTTGCGGTGCCGGCGCcgccgctggcggcggcggcggctgcggcggaggGAGTGGAGGAGGCGCGGACGGGATGCGGCTCGTGCAGCTGCTGGTGGCGTGCGCCGAGGCCGTGGCGTGCCGCGACCGCGCGCAGGCCGCGGCGCTGCTGCGGGAGCTCCAGGCCGGCGCGCCCGTGCACGGGACGGCGTTCCAGCGCGTCGCGTCGTGCTTCGTGCAGGGCCTGGCGGACCGGCTGGCGCTGGCCCACCCGCCGGCGCTGGGCCCGGCCAGCATGGCGTTCTGCATCCCGCCGTCGTGCACGGGGCGCGACGGCTCGCGCGGCGAGGCGCTCGCGCTGGCGTACGAGCTGTGCCCGTACCTGCGGTTCGCGCACTTCGTGGCCAACGCCTCCATCCTGGAAGCCTTCGAGGGAGAGAATAACGTCCACGTGGTGGACCTGGGCATGACGCTGGGCCTGGACCGCGCCCACCAGTGGCGCGGCCTCCTCGACGGCCTCGCCGCCCGCGCGGGCGCCAAGCCGGCGCGCGTGCGCGTCACCGGCGTCGGCGCCCCCGCGGAGACCATGAGAGCCATCGGCCGCGAGCTCGAGGCGTACGCGGAGGGGCTCGGGATGTGCTTCGAGTTCAGGGCCGTCGACAGCAGCCTCGAGAGCCTGCACATCGACGACCTCGGGATCGCCGCCGACGAGGCCGTGGCCATCAGCAGCATCCTGGAGCTGCACTGCGTGGTGAAGGAGAGCCGCGGGGCGCTCAACTCGGTGCTCCAGACCATCCGCAAGCTGTCGCCCAAGGCGTTCGTCCTCGTGGAGCAGGACGCCGGCCACAACGGGCCCTTCTTCCTGGGCCGGTTCATGGAGGCGCTCCACTACTACGCCGCCGTGTTCGACGCGCTGGACGCGGCGCTCCCGCGCTACGACGCGCGGCGCGCGCGCGTGGAGCAGTTCCACTTCGGCGCGGAGATCCGCAACGTGGTCGGCTGCGAGGGCGCGGCGCGCGTGGAGCGGCACGAGCGCGCTGACCAGTGGAGGCGCCGCATGAGCCGCGCCGGGTTCCAGTCCATGCCGATCAGGATGGCGGCCAGGGCGCGGGAGTGGCTGGAGGAgaacgccggcggcggcgggtacACGGTGGCCGAGGAGAAGGGATGCCTCGTCCTCGGCTGGAAGGGCAAGCCCGTCACTGCCGCCTCCTGCTGGAAGTCCTAG
- the LOC136456999 gene encoding uncharacterized protein — translation MPLALAQLQDLRDRISDRLLPWSRSAQFWVRAADIYTSYKVCQLRAGFVKDEDEQEAMWEQQHELGAQKMYSLCSELGGLFLKAAQILGKPDLAPMAWVKRLITLCDQAPATPFDVVRDVVEKQFGKNFDDIFEFFDVEPVGSASIAQVHRARLQLSKTDVAVKVQHPGAEHLMMVDIRNMQAMALFLQKYDINFDLFSATKEMEKQICYEFDFVREARAMERIREFLRVTNKKPPVMVPRVIPGMVSREVLVMEFIKGTPIMNLGNEMAKRGIDPGGKVAAMAKQKILSDLTLAYGQMILKDGFFHADPHPGNILICKDTEVALLDYGQVKEMPEDLRLAYANLVVAMADDDFLRAEESFRELGIQTWAISDNKLEELFQLSLRMFDTRLPPGVTVMSPFADDSSLNKIGVESFPEELFSVLRTIQLLRGLTVGMGLTFSCAKHWRPIAEEALLKAGRQSASKSRKQKRSFLRRLFW, via the exons ATGCCACTGGCGCTCGCGCAGCTGCAGGACCTGCGGGACCGCatctccgaccgcctcctcccaTGGAGCCGCTCCGCGCAGTTCTGGGTCCGCGCCGCGGACATCTACACCAGCTACAAG GTGTGCCAGCTGCGGGCGGGGTTCGTGAAGGATGAGGACGAGCAGGAGGCCATGTGGGAGCAGCAGCACGAGCTCGGCGCCCAGAAGATGTACTCCCTCTGCTCCGAGCTCGGCGGTCTGTTCCTCAAG GCTGCTCAAATTCTGGGAAAAcctgacttggcaccgatggctTGGGTGAAGAGACTTATTACGCTGTGTGATCAGGCCCCAGCCACGCCATTTGATGTGGTTAGAGATGTTGTGGAGAAACAGTTTGGGAAGAACTTCGATGACATATTCGAATTCTTCGATGTCGAGCCTGTTGGGTCTGCTTCTATTGCTCAG GTGCATCGAGCAAGGCTTCAATTATCAAAGACAGACGTTGCTGTCAAG GTTCAACATCCAGGAGCCGAACATCTGATGATGGTTGATATTCGGAATATGCAAGCAATGGCCTTGTTTCTGCAGAAGTATGACATCAACTTTGATCTATTCTCTGCCACAAAAGAGATGGAAAAGCAG ATATGCTATGAGTTTGACTTTGTGCGTGAAGCAAGAGCAATGGAAAGAATACGAGAATTCCTACGTGTAACCAATAAGAAACCTCCAGTTATGGTGCCTCGTGTGATTCCTGGGATGGTTAGCAG AGAGGTTTTGGTAATGGAATTCATCAAAGGGACCCCAATAATGAATCTTGGCAATGAAATGGCTAAAAGGGGCATAGATCCTGGTGGTAAGGTTGCAGCAATGGCAAAGCA GAAGATTTTGTCAGATCTTACTCTTGCATATGGTCAAATGATCTTGAAGGATGGCTTTTTCCATGCAGATCCACACCCAGGAAACATCCTTATCTGTAAGGACACAGAG GTGGCTTTACTTGATTATGGACAAGTGAAAGAAATGCCAGAAGATTTGCGGCTTGCTTATGCAAATCTTGTTGTTGCAATGGCTGATGATGATTTCTTGAGGGCTGAGGAAAGTTTCAG GGAGCTCGGTATCCAAACATGGGCCATATCTGATAACAAGCTAGAAGAATTGTTTCAATTATCCCTGCGAATGTTTGATACAAGATTACCACCAGGTGTAACTGTTATGTCACCTTTTGCTGATGATTCTTCGCTTAATAAAATTGGAGTGGAG AGCTTCCCGGAAGAGCTATTTTCAGTGCTTCGAACAATTCAGCTTTTGCGAGGGCTGACTGTAGGGATGGGCCTTACATTCTCGTGCGCTAAGCATTGGAGACCAATCGCTGAGGAAGCATTGTTAAAAGCTGGAAGACAAAGCG cttcaaaatcaagaaagcaAAAGAGAAGTTTTCTCAGGAGGCTGTTTTGGTGA